One Dokdonia sp. Dokd-P16 genomic window carries:
- a CDS encoding glyoxalase yields MIPITKSIRPFIGAADFDSSRRFYSSIGFKETVISYNMSLFTMHDFGFYLQDAYVKDWINNAMVFLEVLHLDEYLTHLESLDLTSLFKGVKISKIVENDWGREFFLHDPSGVLWHIGSFTNNPS; encoded by the coding sequence ATGATTCCTATTACTAAATCCATTAGACCATTTATAGGTGCTGCAGACTTTGATTCTTCGCGAAGGTTTTACTCTTCAATTGGTTTTAAGGAAACAGTCATCTCATATAACATGTCACTATTCACAATGCATGACTTTGGGTTCTACTTGCAAGATGCTTATGTAAAAGACTGGATAAACAACGCGATGGTGTTTCTAGAAGTGCTACATCTAGATGAATACCTCACACACCTTGAGTCTCTTGATTTGACCTCGTTATTTAAAGGCGTTAAGATTTCAAAAATCGTAGAGAATGATTGGGGAAGAGAGTTTTTCTTACACGACCCATCAGGAGTCTTGTGGCACATTGGGTCGTTTACAAATAACCCGTCTTAA
- a CDS encoding MBL fold metallo-hydrolase: MKHFTLIIITLITAATTAQGRFDDVQITVEKVTDHIYMLQGAGGNIGISTGKDGVFMIDDQFAPLSEKITTAIKTISDQPVSFLVNTHFHGDHTGGNANFEATGAMIVAHDNVRKRLAADEKTASAGLPVITFSEDATFYQNDDDVFLTHVHHAHTDGDALVYFAQSNVLHTGDTFFNGNFPFIDTNRGGSIQGDIDAAKKGLMLINEDTKIIPGHGNLATKEDYQKYHDMLESVHTAIAAAIETGKTLEDVTAMETITSEYLTDEASAKSFITGPKFRSTVYKSILENK; this comes from the coding sequence ATGAAACACTTTACACTCATTATCATCACACTAATAACTGCTGCAACTACTGCACAAGGACGTTTTGACGATGTACAAATTACTGTTGAAAAAGTCACCGATCACATCTATATGCTTCAAGGAGCTGGTGGAAACATAGGAATCTCTACTGGAAAAGATGGTGTTTTTATGATAGACGATCAGTTTGCACCTCTTAGCGAGAAAATCACAACTGCCATTAAAACCATATCTGATCAGCCTGTGAGTTTCTTGGTCAACACTCACTTTCATGGTGACCACACTGGAGGAAATGCAAATTTTGAAGCCACTGGAGCAATGATTGTAGCTCATGATAATGTACGTAAAAGACTAGCAGCCGATGAGAAAACAGCTAGTGCTGGACTCCCAGTTATCACTTTTAGTGAAGATGCTACTTTTTATCAAAATGATGATGACGTATTTTTAACCCACGTTCATCATGCACATACGGACGGAGATGCGCTTGTTTATTTCGCTCAGAGTAATGTACTACATACGGGAGACACCTTCTTTAACGGCAACTTCCCTTTCATAGACACTAATCGTGGCGGTAGTATTCAAGGAGATATTGATGCAGCAAAGAAAGGACTTATGCTTATCAATGAGGATACTAAAATAATTCCTGGACATGGAAATCTAGCAACAAAAGAAGACTATCAAAAATACCACGACATGCTTGAAAGTGTTCATACAGCAATTGCTGCAGCGATAGAGACAGGTAAAACTCTTGAAGACGTTACTGCAATGGAGACAATCACATCTGAATATCTTACAGATGAAGCGTCTGCAAAGAGCTTTATTACTGGGCCAAAATTTAGAAGCACTGTTTACAAAAGCATACTAGAGAATAAATAA
- a CDS encoding ABC transporter ATP-binding protein codes for MIEINGLHKSYQMGSNSLHVLKGIDFSVKEGELVSIMGSSGSGKSTLLNILGMLDEADEGNYTLDNVPIKNLNEKIAAQYRNKFLGFIFQSFNLINYKNALDNVSMPLYYQGMKRAERTDRAMHYLEKVGLAQWATHLPSEMSGGQKQRVAIARALASDPKVLLADEPTGALDTKTSYEVMDLIQGINDEGKTILIVTHEPDIAEMTKRIVNLKDGRIIDDTLVNQVKAINHV; via the coding sequence ATGATTGAAATAAACGGCCTTCACAAATCGTATCAGATGGGGAGCAACTCCCTTCACGTACTTAAGGGTATAGACTTTTCTGTAAAAGAGGGAGAGCTAGTTTCAATCATGGGGTCTTCTGGGTCTGGAAAATCTACGCTTTTAAATATACTTGGAATGCTTGATGAGGCAGATGAGGGTAATTATACGCTAGATAATGTCCCAATTAAAAACCTCAATGAAAAAATAGCAGCCCAATACCGCAATAAATTTTTAGGGTTTATTTTTCAATCATTTAATCTTATCAATTATAAAAATGCGCTAGATAATGTCTCAATGCCTTTATATTACCAAGGTATGAAGCGTGCAGAACGTACAGACAGAGCCATGCATTATCTAGAAAAAGTAGGTCTTGCACAATGGGCAACACACTTACCTAGCGAAATGTCTGGAGGGCAAAAGCAACGTGTCGCTATAGCGCGAGCACTTGCGAGTGACCCAAAGGTATTACTAGCAGATGAGCCTACGGGAGCACTCGATACAAAGACATCTTACGAGGTGATGGATCTCATACAGGGAATTAATGATGAGGGCAAAACAATTTTAATTGTTACCCACGAGCCAGATATTGCAGAGATGACTAAGCGCATTGTAAACCTAAAAGACGGTCGCATTATAGATGATACACTCGTAAATCAAGTAAAGGCAATCAATCATGTTTGA
- the cyoE gene encoding heme o synthase, with translation MRLSISVVFSSVAGYFLGATEIDWFVVLLLAVGGYFMVGASNAYNQVLEKDLDALMDRTKNRPVASGRMSKQKALLIAITFTILGLGTLYYINPQTAMFGGISIFMYVLLYTPLKTKTPLSVFVGAFPGAIPYMLGWVAATNDFGIEPGTLFMIQFFWQFPHFWAIGWFLFDDYKKGGFAMLPTGKRDKGTAVQIVLYTVWTVLISLIPAFGVTGDLFLTPVSAIIVGALGLFMLYWAIKLYQNRDAKTAKRLMLSSVTYITLLQIVFVIDKFLR, from the coding sequence ATGCGTTTATCTATAAGCGTTGTGTTTTCTAGTGTTGCGGGATATTTTCTTGGAGCCACAGAGATAGACTGGTTTGTTGTATTGCTGCTGGCTGTAGGAGGCTACTTTATGGTAGGCGCGTCAAACGCTTATAATCAGGTGCTAGAGAAAGATCTAGACGCCTTGATGGATCGGACAAAAAATAGGCCTGTAGCTTCAGGAAGGATGTCTAAGCAAAAGGCGCTCTTAATAGCAATCACATTTACAATTCTCGGTTTAGGTACATTGTATTACATAAACCCTCAGACAGCTATGTTTGGAGGAATTTCTATATTTATGTACGTACTGTTATATACGCCCTTAAAAACGAAAACCCCACTATCTGTTTTCGTAGGCGCATTTCCAGGAGCGATACCTTACATGTTAGGTTGGGTAGCTGCTACTAATGATTTTGGGATAGAGCCTGGAACGTTATTTATGATACAATTTTTCTGGCAGTTCCCTCATTTTTGGGCAATAGGGTGGTTTCTTTTTGATGACTATAAAAAAGGAGGCTTTGCTATGTTGCCTACGGGAAAACGTGATAAAGGAACTGCAGTTCAAATCGTGTTATACACGGTATGGACGGTACTTATCTCGCTTATACCTGCATTTGGGGTAACTGGAGATTTATTTTTAACACCTGTCTCTGCAATTATCGTAGGGGCGCTAGGATTATTTATGCTGTATTGGGCAATTAAATTGTACCAAAACAGAGATGCAAAAACAGCCAAACGACTAATGCTTTCAAGTGTGACTTACATCACACTACTTCAAATTGTTTTTGTAATAGATAAATTTTTAAGATAG
- a CDS encoding DUF420 domain-containing protein: MSTLNPTEKKYRVWIIILSVVIPIAVAILFGVKLKDYGIDVEPLTFLPPVYATINGLTAIVLILAVRAIKNGNRTLHERLMKTAIGLSVLFLLMYVAYHMTSDSTSFGGEGLIRYVYFFILITHIALSIIIIPLVLFTYVRALAERFDKHRKLARITFPIWLYVAITGVVVYLMISPYYIH, translated from the coding sequence ATGAGTACACTCAACCCTACAGAGAAGAAATACAGAGTTTGGATCATTATTTTATCGGTAGTGATTCCTATAGCCGTTGCTATACTATTTGGTGTTAAGCTTAAGGATTACGGTATAGATGTAGAGCCACTTACATTCTTGCCTCCAGTTTACGCTACGATAAACGGACTTACAGCTATTGTATTAATACTAGCAGTACGCGCCATAAAAAATGGAAATCGCACTCTTCATGAACGTTTAATGAAAACCGCTATTGGGTTATCTGTATTGTTTTTATTGATGTATGTTGCTTATCACATGACATCAGACTCTACGAGTTTTGGAGGTGAAGGGCTTATCCGTTATGTGTATTTCTTCATTTTGATTACGCACATTGCACTTTCTATAATAATCATACCATTGGTATTGTTTACATATGTAAGAGCACTTGCAGAGCGTTTTGATAAGCACAGAAAACTAGCGCGTATTACTTTTCCTATATGGTTGTATGTTGCAATCACTGGCGTTGTTGTGTATTTAATGATCTCACCTTATTACATCCACTAG
- a CDS encoding TonB-dependent receptor, with product MKFFLGVITMLLIIPLYGQSIKGVVLDENASPIENANIFNKESGQHAHTNATGFFSIPKTTVGDSLYFSSLGYETLLYILSEGETQLQIKLEPKSFSLDQVLIVSEVNQLSRIVDIDVQNNPVKSSQEILRKVPGLIIGQHAGGGKAEQIFLRGFDIDHGTDLALSVDGLPVNMVSHAHGQGYSDLHFVIPETIQNIEFGKGPFNAQQGNFATAGYIDLKLKDVVEDNLITLEVGQFNTQRLSGLFPVLNKEYSSLYFASEIYLTDGPVDSPQNFNRLNLMSKYIYAKPGEEELDITLSHFQSKWDASGQIPQRAVDAGLIGRFGAIDDTEGGTTSRSNVSLNYTKNLNDSDTFKTNAFLSKYDFELYSNFTFFLEDPVNGDQIRQHEDRVLMGVQSSFERTDTAVAGFNLDYQTGVGFRYDDVNDVELSRTKNRRETLENLSLGDVDELNAFGYFNAEFKKGDWNINPSVRLDYFKFDYVNELSPVYDNRSEDKVAFSPKLNVIYTPSTTFQYFLKTGIGFHSNDTRVVVANEGEDILPAAYGFDIGTIIKPADRLVVNAALWSLFLDQEFVYVGDAGIVEPSGRSRRVGVELGARYQFNDWLYAYSDVNYTYARSTDEPNGADLIPLAPDFTAVGGISVDNLGAFSGSLSYRFIDDRAANEDNSIVADGYFVTDMNLNYKVKNWTYGIVIENLFDTEWNETQFATESRLFNETQSVEEIHFTPGVPFFLRGKISVSF from the coding sequence ATGAAATTCTTTCTTGGAGTTATCACGATGCTCCTCATTATCCCATTATACGGCCAGTCTATTAAAGGTGTGGTGCTAGATGAAAATGCTAGCCCAATAGAAAATGCGAATATCTTTAATAAAGAATCGGGACAGCACGCACATACGAATGCTACAGGCTTCTTTAGTATACCTAAAACAACAGTAGGCGACTCTTTATATTTTTCTAGCCTAGGCTATGAAACCCTTCTTTATATATTATCAGAAGGTGAAACACAATTACAAATCAAGCTTGAGCCTAAGTCTTTCTCACTTGACCAAGTTCTCATTGTATCTGAAGTAAATCAATTAAGTAGAATTGTAGATATCGACGTGCAAAATAATCCTGTAAAATCATCTCAAGAAATTTTACGTAAAGTACCTGGACTAATTATAGGCCAGCATGCAGGTGGAGGAAAAGCAGAGCAAATTTTCTTACGTGGTTTTGATATAGATCATGGTACAGACCTCGCTCTTAGTGTGGATGGACTTCCTGTTAATATGGTTTCTCACGCCCACGGACAAGGATACTCAGATTTACACTTTGTAATTCCAGAAACCATACAGAATATAGAATTTGGCAAAGGTCCTTTTAATGCTCAACAAGGTAACTTTGCAACAGCGGGATATATTGACCTTAAACTTAAAGATGTTGTAGAAGACAATTTAATTACTCTTGAAGTTGGCCAATTTAATACGCAACGTTTATCAGGTTTATTTCCAGTACTTAATAAAGAATATAGCTCGTTATACTTCGCATCAGAGATATACCTTACTGATGGACCTGTAGACTCACCACAGAACTTTAATCGTCTTAACTTGATGAGTAAATACATTTATGCCAAGCCTGGAGAGGAAGAGCTGGATATTACATTATCACACTTTCAAAGTAAATGGGATGCCTCTGGCCAAATACCACAAAGAGCTGTAGATGCTGGATTAATAGGTCGTTTTGGAGCAATAGATGATACTGAGGGTGGTACCACAAGCAGAAGTAATGTATCTCTTAATTACACCAAGAACTTAAATGATAGTGACACGTTTAAGACCAATGCCTTTTTATCAAAATATGACTTTGAGTTATACTCAAACTTCACCTTCTTTCTTGAAGACCCTGTAAATGGTGATCAGATAAGACAGCATGAAGATCGTGTATTAATGGGTGTTCAAAGCTCATTTGAACGTACGGACACAGCTGTTGCTGGTTTTAATCTAGATTATCAAACAGGTGTTGGTTTTAGATATGATGATGTAAATGATGTGGAGTTATCACGCACAAAAAATCGTCGTGAGACACTAGAAAATCTATCCTTAGGTGATGTAGATGAGCTCAACGCATTTGGTTACTTTAATGCCGAATTTAAAAAAGGAGATTGGAACATTAATCCGTCTGTACGTTTAGACTATTTTAAGTTTGACTATGTGAATGAGCTAAGTCCTGTTTATGATAATCGTAGTGAAGATAAAGTGGCCTTTAGCCCTAAGCTTAATGTAATTTACACACCGTCTACTACATTTCAATACTTCCTCAAAACAGGTATAGGCTTTCACTCTAATGACACACGCGTAGTTGTAGCAAATGAAGGTGAAGATATTTTACCTGCGGCTTATGGTTTTGATATAGGTACTATCATTAAACCAGCCGACCGTCTTGTAGTTAATGCTGCCTTATGGAGCTTATTTCTAGACCAAGAGTTTGTATATGTAGGTGATGCTGGAATTGTAGAGCCTAGTGGACGCTCTCGCAGAGTAGGTGTTGAGCTAGGTGCTAGATACCAGTTTAACGATTGGTTATACGCATACTCAGATGTAAACTATACGTATGCTAGAAGCACAGATGAACCTAATGGGGCAGATTTAATACCACTAGCTCCAGACTTTACTGCCGTAGGAGGAATTAGTGTAGACAACTTAGGTGCCTTTTCTGGATCGCTTTCTTACCGTTTTATTGATGATAGAGCAGCAAATGAAGATAACTCAATCGTAGCAGATGGTTATTTTGTTACAGATATGAATCTTAATTACAAAGTAAAAAACTGGACGTACGGAATTGTGATCGAAAACTTATTTGACACTGAGTGGAATGAAACACAATTTGCTACAGAAAGTAGATTGTTTAATGAAACACAGTCTGTAGAAGAGATTCACTTTACGCCGGGTGTTCCTTTCTTTTTAAGAGGAAAGATCTCGGTTTCTTTTTAG
- a CDS encoding cytochrome C oxidase subunit IV family protein: MAHEHKLAIFRGTLKFKNNIQKIWGVLIFLSIITAVEVVLGIIKPEFLLETTFIRMKLLNWIFIILTIVKAYYITWDFMHMRDEVKGLRRAVVWTGIFLICYLVFILLTEGDYIFEVYNTGFQSWDF; this comes from the coding sequence ATGGCACACGAACATAAACTTGCAATATTTAGAGGAACATTAAAGTTCAAGAATAACATTCAGAAAATCTGGGGAGTACTTATATTTCTTTCGATTATCACAGCTGTAGAAGTTGTTCTAGGTATTATAAAGCCAGAGTTTTTACTAGAAACAACCTTTATAAGGATGAAACTTCTTAACTGGATTTTCATTATCCTTACTATTGTAAAGGCATATTATATTACTTGGGATTTCATGCACATGCGTGACGAAGTTAAAGGATTACGCAGAGCAGTAGTTTGGACAGGTATCTTCCTTATTTGTTACTTAGTATTCATTTTACTTACAGAAGGTGATTATATCTTTGAAGTTTACAACACAGGATTCCAGAGTTGGGATTTCTAA
- a CDS encoding TonB-dependent receptor domain-containing protein, producing the protein MKHFITLLLLSFSLVAVAQRPGGDRPDVVITGTVMEAETNIPLEYATVSFATADGKVVTGGITDPSGKYSIEIPAGVYDIKFEFISFETKVLAAQRLTKDTTLPTQTLAIDSQSLDEVIVRAETTEVQVRLDKKIYNIGKDLTTSGATISDALSNVPSVTVDVDGAVALRGNSNVRILINGRPSAIAGFGSVDALSQLPADAIERVEVITSPSARYDAEGTAGILNIILRKEKTLGINGSIQTNVGYPESYGVTGNINLRTDKFNLFNTTGYSKRTSPGNASAENQYFASEIGADGEQSFTNEIDRILREDRDFDRNRGGFNTNLGIEYFLTEKTSVTASGFLRLGDNDSGTDNFTNEFTPDNELTVSRTRLERENEEDMTYQFSLNSITKFDESGHELTAALQYARDEETETSIITEFNSFPTLENLPTEAITQIENQKEYLAQVDYVRPIGETAQFEIGYRGNFEETETDYTLLEEDVAGGTFIRDNGLSNIFTYKEDVHAFYTQYGDKFGDFSFLAGLRYENTRQQGTVDAVISDDNPLGTNLDFDNQTDGLFPTLNLTYEFNERENITLGYNRRINRPRGRFINPFPSRSSEANIFQGNPDLVPSFASAYDLGYLKRWDKLTLTSSVYYQYETDSFERIQEDTGLVTANGVPIIRTLPINLSTNERYGAELGVLYNPNKWLRLNLSANAFLFETNGSFNGVDYGASNFSFFTRGSAKVSLPYKIDWQTNIFYRGPSNNAQTDTEGFLFTNLAFSKDILNDNATLALNVSDVFNSSKRQSFTTTDSFTSDSEFQFRVRSVNLAFTYRFNQKKKRERGSRGGGEGEDDFEG; encoded by the coding sequence ATGAAACATTTTATTACCCTTTTATTACTGTCATTTTCTTTAGTTGCTGTTGCACAGCGACCTGGAGGGGATCGACCAGATGTTGTTATTACTGGTACAGTAATGGAGGCAGAGACTAATATACCTTTAGAGTATGCAACAGTATCATTTGCCACTGCAGATGGGAAAGTAGTAACAGGAGGAATCACAGACCCTTCTGGAAAGTACAGCATAGAAATACCAGCAGGTGTATATGATATCAAGTTTGAGTTTATCTCGTTTGAAACAAAAGTCCTAGCGGCTCAACGTCTTACTAAGGATACTACACTGCCTACACAAACACTAGCTATAGATTCTCAATCTCTTGATGAAGTGATTGTACGCGCAGAGACTACAGAAGTACAAGTGCGACTAGATAAAAAGATATATAACATAGGTAAAGATCTCACTACAAGTGGAGCTACTATAAGTGATGCACTTAGTAATGTGCCATCTGTTACGGTAGATGTAGATGGAGCAGTAGCACTTAGAGGAAACTCTAATGTGCGTATTTTAATTAACGGAAGACCATCTGCAATAGCCGGATTTGGATCTGTAGATGCACTAAGTCAGTTGCCAGCAGATGCTATTGAACGTGTAGAGGTGATTACATCACCATCTGCCAGATATGATGCAGAGGGTACGGCGGGTATACTTAACATTATACTTAGAAAAGAGAAAACATTAGGTATTAACGGTTCTATCCAGACTAATGTAGGTTATCCAGAAAGTTATGGGGTTACAGGAAATATAAACCTTAGAACAGATAAGTTTAATCTGTTTAATACAACTGGATATAGTAAACGTACTTCTCCAGGAAATGCTTCTGCCGAAAATCAATATTTTGCATCAGAAATAGGAGCAGATGGAGAACAATCTTTTACAAACGAAATAGATCGTATTTTAAGAGAGGATAGAGATTTTGATAGAAACCGTGGAGGATTTAATACGAACTTAGGTATTGAGTATTTTCTAACAGAAAAAACATCTGTAACCGCAAGTGGATTTTTAAGATTAGGAGATAACGATTCTGGTACAGATAACTTTACAAATGAGTTTACACCAGATAATGAATTGACAGTATCAAGAACTAGACTTGAGCGCGAGAATGAAGAGGACATGACCTATCAATTTTCCCTTAATTCTATTACAAAGTTTGATGAATCTGGCCATGAGCTTACGGCAGCTTTACAATATGCAAGAGATGAGGAAACAGAAACATCAATTATTACAGAGTTTAACTCTTTCCCAACTTTAGAAAATTTACCTACAGAAGCTATCACTCAGATTGAAAATCAAAAGGAGTACTTAGCGCAGGTAGACTATGTGCGTCCTATAGGAGAGACTGCCCAGTTTGAGATAGGTTATAGAGGAAACTTTGAGGAAACAGAGACAGATTACACACTGCTAGAGGAGGATGTTGCAGGTGGTACGTTTATTAGAGATAACGGACTTTCTAATATCTTTACTTATAAAGAAGATGTACATGCGTTTTATACACAGTATGGAGATAAATTTGGTGATTTTTCTTTCTTAGCAGGTCTTCGTTATGAAAATACAAGACAGCAAGGAACTGTAGATGCAGTGATTTCTGATGATAATCCCCTAGGTACTAATCTTGATTTTGATAACCAAACAGATGGTTTGTTTCCTACGTTAAATCTTACTTATGAGTTTAATGAGCGTGAGAATATCACCTTAGGCTATAACAGACGTATTAATAGGCCAAGAGGACGTTTTATTAATCCTTTCCCGTCGCGTTCAAGTGAAGCAAACATCTTTCAAGGTAATCCAGATCTTGTTCCATCATTTGCAAGTGCATATGATTTAGGATACTTAAAAAGATGGGATAAATTGACGTTAACTTCATCTGTGTACTACCAGTATGAAACAGATTCTTTTGAGCGTATTCAAGAAGATACAGGATTAGTCACTGCAAATGGAGTGCCTATTATTAGAACACTTCCTATTAACCTAAGTACAAACGAACGTTATGGAGCAGAGTTAGGTGTTCTATATAATCCTAATAAATGGTTACGATTAAACTTAAGTGCAAATGCATTCTTATTTGAAACAAATGGTTCTTTTAATGGTGTAGATTATGGTGCAAGTAACTTTAGCTTCTTTACAAGAGGAAGTGCAAAAGTGAGCTTGCCATATAAAATTGACTGGCAAACTAATATCTTTTACAGAGGTCCTAGTAATAATGCGCAAACAGATACAGAAGGGTTCTTATTTACAAACTTAGCTTTTAGCAAAGACATACTCAATGATAACGCTACACTCGCTTTAAATGTAAGCGATGTATTTAACTCAAGTAAACGACAATCATTTACAACTACAGACTCTTTTACAAGCGATAGTGAGTTCCAGTTTAGAGTTCGCTCGGTTAATCTAGCATTTACGTATAGATTTAATCAAAAGAAGAAGCGTGAGCGAGGTAGCCGAGGTGGTGGTGAAGGAGAAGATGATTTTGAAGGATAG
- a CDS encoding heme-copper oxidase subunit III, whose amino-acid sequence MDYTQRGEKLKQDRAKKQMLWFGIISLCMTFAGLTSAYIVSMERRDWLENYDFPQALIVSTVLIIISSITIHLAKNAIISGKNSMGTLFLMLTLALGIGFVVSQFAGFSAFQEQGYYFTGASSNITTTFFFLIIAVHIAHLIAGFISLITVIINHLRGKYSAAEHLGLTLGVTFWHFLDILWVFLFVLLFVTK is encoded by the coding sequence ATGGATTATACTCAAAGAGGTGAAAAGTTAAAACAAGATCGCGCCAAAAAGCAGATGTTGTGGTTTGGGATTATAAGTTTGTGTATGACATTTGCAGGACTTACGAGTGCATATATCGTAAGCATGGAACGTCGTGACTGGTTAGAAAACTATGATTTTCCGCAGGCGCTTATAGTTTCTACAGTATTAATTATAATAAGTAGTATCACGATACACCTTGCCAAAAATGCTATTATAAGCGGTAAAAATTCAATGGGAACTTTATTTTTGATGCTTACACTAGCACTAGGAATAGGATTTGTGGTTTCTCAGTTTGCAGGCTTTAGTGCGTTTCAAGAACAGGGTTATTATTTTACAGGAGCGTCTAGTAATATTACAACTACCTTTTTCTTTCTTATCATTGCTGTGCATATTGCCCACCTTATCGCTGGTTTTATATCTTTAATTACGGTAATTATCAATCATTTAAGAGGAAAATATTCTGCAGCCGAACATTTGGGATTAACACTAGGAGTAACGTTTTGGCACTTTTTAGATATTCTTTGGGTGTTTTTATTTGTGCTTTTATTTGTTACAAAGTAG
- a CDS encoding SCO family protein, giving the protein MRKNTYIGIAAIVLIFGIIVIPKIYKRIANDDVSRGGRMHQEGGEKINDAPDGLIYINQGGVDRKVPPFSFVNQDNDTITNADYKGKVYLVEFFFTRCTDICIPMSHNLIEISKRFEGRDDFGIASFSIDPEHDQPEVLKKYQEEYGVTNPNWNFMTGDRSVIRKLSNEGFYLATNEEEDESDLYHSGLFALIDQNGFIRSRLDPYGNAKPYYRGFVPMNENVPEGGETPEIDILIEDIQKLLK; this is encoded by the coding sequence ATGAGAAAAAATACATATATAGGAATAGCTGCCATTGTGCTCATTTTTGGGATCATTGTAATTCCAAAGATTTATAAACGCATAGCAAATGATGATGTATCCCGCGGTGGTAGAATGCATCAAGAAGGTGGCGAGAAAATCAATGATGCACCAGATGGGTTAATCTACATTAATCAAGGTGGCGTAGATAGAAAGGTGCCACCATTTTCATTTGTAAATCAAGATAATGATACCATTACAAATGCAGATTATAAAGGGAAAGTATACCTAGTAGAGTTTTTCTTTACAAGATGTACAGATATTTGCATCCCAATGAGTCATAATTTGATTGAAATATCAAAGAGATTTGAAGGACGCGATGATTTTGGGATTGCTTCTTTCTCTATAGATCCAGAACATGACCAGCCAGAGGTACTTAAAAAGTATCAAGAGGAATACGGAGTTACTAACCCTAACTGGAACTTTATGACTGGTGATCGTTCTGTTATTAGAAAGCTATCTAACGAAGGTTTTTATCTTGCTACAAATGAAGAAGAAGATGAGAGTGATTTATACCACTCGGGACTGTTTGCACTTATTGATCAAAATGGGTTCATTCGTTCTAGGTTAGATCCATATGGTAATGCCAAACCTTATTACAGAGGGTTTGTACCTATGAATGAAAATGTCCCAGAAGGAGGAGAAACGCCAGAGATAGATATACTTATTGAAGACATACAGAAATTACTTAAATAG
- a CDS encoding cytochrome c oxidase subunit 3: MDTTVTNNDAEGATWGGGNQPLRASYGKLMMWFFILSDALTFSGFLAAYGFSRFKFIDAWPIADEVFTHVPFIHGNFPMIYVAFMTFVLIMSSVTMVLAVDAGHHLKHKSVAFYMFLTIIGGIIFVGSQGWEWATFIKGDYGAVETKGGKILQFVDTDGNRMALGDFAITQVGEREQHLNKNGVWFSDEAAPTTYSIEEVKAGFEATPNALIRIQTLTENGEKTVLSREESLAKLSRDGKLVVEGANLIHNEYGAPLFADFFFFITGFHGFHVFSGVMINIIIFFNVVLGTYERRGHYEMVEKVGLYWHFVDLVWVFVFTFFYLV; this comes from the coding sequence ATGGACACGACAGTGACAAACAACGACGCCGAGGGAGCAACTTGGGGTGGTGGTAATCAACCACTAAGAGCGAGCTACGGAAAACTAATGATGTGGTTTTTCATCTTATCAGATGCATTAACCTTTTCTGGCTTTCTAGCCGCATATGGTTTTTCTAGATTTAAATTTATTGATGCTTGGCCAATAGCTGACGAAGTATTTACACACGTACCTTTCATACACGGAAATTTCCCTATGATATACGTGGCGTTTATGACGTTTGTATTGATTATGTCTTCTGTAACTATGGTACTTGCTGTAGATGCAGGACACCACTTAAAGCATAAAAGTGTAGCATTCTACATGTTCCTTACCATCATAGGTGGTATCATCTTCGTGGGATCACAAGGATGGGAGTGGGCTACTTTTATTAAAGGTGATTACGGTGCAGTAGAAACAAAGGGAGGTAAGATTCTTCAGTTTGTTGATACAGATGGTAACCGTATGGCACTTGGTGATTTTGCAATTACGCAAGTGGGAGAGCGAGAGCAACACCTTAATAAAAATGGAGTTTGGTTTTCAGACGAGGCTGCACCTACTACATACTCAATTGAGGAAGTAAAAGCTGGTTTTGAAGCTACTCCTAATGCATTGATACGCATCCAGACACTTACAGAAAATGGAGAGAAGACGGTATTGTCACGAGAAGAGTCTCTTGCAAAACTATCTAGAGATGGAAAGCTCGTGGTAGAAGGAGCAAACCTTATTCATAATGAATATGGAGCACCACTTTTTGCAGATTTCTTTTTCTTTATTACTGGTTTCCACGGATTCCACGTATTTTCAGGTGTAATGATCAATATCATTATTTTCTTTAACGTAGTTCTTGGAACTTATGAGCGAAGAGGACACTATGAGATGGTTGAAAAGGTTGGTTTATACTGGCACTTTGTAGACCTTGTATGGGTATTTGTATTTACATTCTTCTACCTAGTTTAA